The bacterium genome contains the following window.
AGCGTCCAAACCGATGGCCAGACGACCGCTGCCGGACCTCCTCAACGGACCGTTGACCTCCACCCTGGTCCGGCTGTCATTTCCCCAGGCCGGGGCGATGCTTTTGAACTCAGGCCTCGGGGTCGTGGACCTCATCTACGTCGGGTTACTGGGTAAGCACGCCCTGGCCGCGGTGGCCCTCTGCTTCCCGCTGCACTTCCTCATCATCACCGCCGGAGCGGGGACGAACACCGCCGTGAGCGCGGTGCTCGCCCGTTACTTCGGCTCCGGTGACGCCGAGCACACCGACCGCATCGTGCTCTACTCCTTCTTCGCCTGGTTCGGTCTGACGGCGCTCATGATGCCGCTGGGGCTGCTCATCGCCCGTCCGCTCCTCGAATCCACCGGTGCGGATCCCGGCGTCGTGGAAATGGCCCACCGGTACGCCAGTACCCTCTACTGGGGGGTGGGCGCCATCCTGGGTCAGATGATTCTGGGCGGTCTCTACCGCGGTGCCGGGGACACCAGGTTCCCCTTCTGGGTCCTGACGCTGACGGTGGGGATCAACGCGGTGCTGGACCCGTTATTAATATTCGGTCTGGGTCCCTTCCCCCGTCTGGGTGTCTACGGGGCCGCGCTGGCCACGGTGCTGAGCCGGGTCGTCGGGCTCGGGGTCATTTCCTTCCACCTCTTCACGCGTCGGGGACCCGTCAAATTCAACCCAAAGTCCCTTCGGTGGGACCCGGAGGCCTACAGGCGCCTCTGGCGCCTGGCGGTGCCCGGTTTCATCCAGCGGGCCGTCGTTCCAGTCGCCATCCAGATCGTTCTATACATCATCACCCCTCTGGGGGTGGCGGTGGTGGGCGCCTACGGGGTGGCTCAGCGCCTGTTCAATCTGGTCCAACTGCCCGCCATCGGCTTCAGCACCGGAGCGATGGTGATGATCGGGCAATGTCACGCCGCCGGATTGACGGACCGGGTGCGTCGTACCTCGATGGATTCGGTGTGGATAACCACCCTCATCACCGGTGGGTTGTCCTTGCTCATCTGGGTCTTCGCCCCCTTCTTCGTCTCCCTCTTCTCCGACTCCCCGGAGGTGACCCGTGCCGGAACGGTGCTGGTGCGTTGGCTGGCCGTCGCCCAGCCCGCGGCGGGCCTGATCCTGTTGGTCAACGGTTACTTCAACGCCATGGGGCAGGGGCTGTACGCCATGCTCCCCACCATCGGGCAGCGGCTGCTGTTGGAACCGGGCGGTCTCGTTCTGGGGCTGCTTTTGGGCGGCCTGACCGGCGCCTGGGCCGGGATGATGGCCGGCGGCCTGGTGGCTGGTGGAATCAGCCTCCTGGTGCTCTTTTACCGCTGGCGGGCGCTCCGGCGCGAGGCGGTGGGGGGGTAGCGCCGTGGGCCGGTTGCCGGAGGACGCGGAACGGGTGCTCGCCGGGATCGCCTCGGACACCGCACATGGAGCGGCGGAGCTCCACGCCCGGGCCCTGGGGTTGGCCTCCGGGCTTTCCGCCGAGCTCCTCCCCGCTTTCGGTGAGGCGCTTCTCCGCGGTCGGCGGGACATGGCTCCGCTCAAGAATCTCGCCCTGGCCTTGATCCGTTCCCCGGACCCCGCCGGGGAGTTGGGCCGGCAGATAACCTCCGCCCGGCGCGCACCGGGTGTCATCGCCTCGAAGGTGAGGGCGCTCGTCGGTTCCGGGCGCAGGGTCATCACCATCTCGCGCTCGAGCACGGTCCTCGCCGTCCTGGGGGCCCTGGAGCCCGAGCGGGTCCTTTGCCTCGAATCGTCGCCCGGCGGCGAGGGGCGCCGGTTCGCCGCCCTGCTCTATGAAAGGGGCATACCCGCCGAGACGGTCCCCGATGGCGACCTGGAGGTGGCGGTGAAACGGGTCGAACTGGGCCTCTGCGGGGCAGACACGGTGACCGAACTGGTGTTCGTGAACAAAATAGGCACACGGCGCCTCGCCGAGGGGCTCCGGGCTCTGGGAAAACCGCTCTACGTCGCCGCCGACCGGACCAAGTACCTTCCCGCCGGTTACTATGAGCCTCCGGTGCCGGGCGGTCCCTTCGAGGAGATTCCCCGCTCTTTGGTCGCGGGGTTGATTGACGATTCCGATGATACCGGGCACGCTTCTGGGTAAACTACTGGACCGCTACCTCTTCCGGCGGGTTCAGCCGAGCCTTTTGGACCGGCGGACGCCCCCGGAGGAGCTCGCCGCCCAGCGGCGCCGCGACCTCACCACCGAGCTTCGGGCGGCCGTCGGCACACCGGCTCCCCGGTCGGCCGACCTCGGCGGGGAACTGAATGACCTCCGGGTGGGCCTCGCCTACCGCCCCGCGGCCCTCTCCTCGCCCGAGGTCGTCGGTCGGCTCTACGGGGAGACCGATCCCGACAACCCCGCCGTTCTCTTCGTCCACGGCTGGCTCCAGCCCAGTTACCTCTCCCTGTCGGAGACGGCGGCGCTCCTGGTGCGCCGGGGCCTGGCCGTCTTCGTCCTCGAGCTGCCCCATCACCTGAGCCGCAGGCCCCCGGGCGAGGCCCACGGCGCGCGCCTCGTCTCCGGCGACCTGAAGCTCACGCTGGACTCCTTAGTTCAGGCGACGGCGGAGGTGTCCGCCGCGGCGGCCTGGCTGCGGAATCGAGCGGGCGGTCTTTTTACCATGGGCTTCAGCCTGGGGGGCCTAATCGCCGGGCTCCACGCCTGTCTGGCGGAGGAGCCGCCGGACGAGGTCGTGTTAATTGCCCCGGCGGCCCGACCGGCGGATATTCTCATCCGCTCGCCGCTCGCCGACCGGGTGAGGCGGACCGTCTTCGCCCAGGGCGTCACGCCGCGGGAAATCCGCCGCGTGCTGTCCCCGTTGGACTTGACCCGGCTCCGGCCGCGGACCCCTCCGGAGCGCGTTTACCTCGTCGCCGGGCGGGGGGATCGGGCGGTGCCGGTGGCCGTTCTGCGGGGGCTGCGGGACCGCTGGGGCTGTCGGTACGAAGAGGTGTCGGGGGGGCACATCAGCCTCTGGCTGCCGCTGGTGGCGGGCGAGGGACTGGGGTTCGATCGCGGGCTGTCCTGGTGCCGGAGGGTGGCCGATTTCCTCGAAGGGCGGGGTGGAGGGGCCTGAGCCGATGGGTCGGTGGGATTAACGTCCAGTCCGCACCGTCCACCGGCGTATTTTTTATTATTGACTCCCGGTCACAACAAAAAACCGGCCCGGAAGCCGGTCCACCCTCGCCAACATCTCTGGATCGCGTTGAATAACCGGCCCCGAAAGCCGGTTCGCCGCGTTCGCTCCGGCTACCTTTTCAGCAACTCCCGGGCGTGCTCCACGGCGCTCTCCCCGCCCCCCAGCATGGCCGACAGCTCCCCCACCTGTTCCTCGCCCTCCAGCCGCTCGATGTCGGTGAAGGTCCGGCCCTCGGCGGAGTCCTTCTTCACGCGGTAGTGGGCGTCGGCGTCGGCGGCAATCTGGGGCAGGTGTGTGATTGCGACGACCTGCCGGGAGCGCCCCAGGTCACGGAGGAGCTCGGACACCACCCCGGCGATGTGCCCCCCGATGCCGGCGTCCACCTCGTCGAAGACCATGGTTGGTACGCCGTAGCGCTCGCCGGTGACCCCCTTGAGGGCCAGCATCACGCGGGATATTTCGCCGCCCGAGGCCACCTTGGCCAGGGGACGCGGAGGTTCGCCGGGATTGGCGGCGAGCTGGAACTCCACGGCGTCGAGACCGGTGGAGATCGCCCGCGCGCCGGACCAGCCGTCGTCGCCGGGTCGGTTGCCCATCTCGACGGCGAACGAATCCTCGGGGAAGCCGAGGCGCTTTAAAATCTGATTGACCCGCGGCGCCAGCCGGTTCACCGCCTCCCGCCGTTTCTGGGAAATTTCCCTCGCCGCCCAGAGGT
Protein-coding sequences here:
- a CDS encoding MATE family efflux transporter, whose amino-acid sequence is MARRPLPDLLNGPLTSTLVRLSFPQAGAMLLNSGLGVVDLIYVGLLGKHALAAVALCFPLHFLIITAGAGTNTAVSAVLARYFGSGDAEHTDRIVLYSFFAWFGLTALMMPLGLLIARPLLESTGADPGVVEMAHRYASTLYWGVGAILGQMILGGLYRGAGDTRFPFWVLTLTVGINAVLDPLLIFGLGPFPRLGVYGAALATVLSRVVGLGVISFHLFTRRGPVKFNPKSLRWDPEAYRRLWRLAVPGFIQRAVVPVAIQIVLYIITPLGVAVVGAYGVAQRLFNLVQLPAIGFSTGAMVMIGQCHAAGLTDRVRRTSMDSVWITTLITGGLSLLIWVFAPFFVSLFSDSPEVTRAGTVLVRWLAVAQPAAGLILLVNGYFNAMGQGLYAMLPTIGQRLLLEPGGLVLGLLLGGLTGAWAGMMAGGLVAGGISLLVLFYRWRALRREAVGG
- a CDS encoding alpha/beta fold hydrolase, with amino-acid sequence MTIPMIPGTLLGKLLDRYLFRRVQPSLLDRRTPPEELAAQRRRDLTTELRAAVGTPAPRSADLGGELNDLRVGLAYRPAALSSPEVVGRLYGETDPDNPAVLFVHGWLQPSYLSLSETAALLVRRGLAVFVLELPHHLSRRPPGEAHGARLVSGDLKLTLDSLVQATAEVSAAAAWLRNRAGGLFTMGFSLGGLIAGLHACLAEEPPDEVVLIAPAARPADILIRSPLADRVRRTVFAQGVTPREIRRVLSPLDLTRLRPRTPPERVYLVAGRGDRAVPVAVLRGLRDRWGCRYEEVSGGHISLWLPLVAGEGLGFDRGLSWCRRVADFLEGRGGGA